The Falco rusticolus isolate bFalRus1 chromosome 20, bFalRus1.pri, whole genome shotgun sequence region ATCAAGTACACCCATGAACCTAACACCATCACGTCCAAGcgctgggaaggggcagcccagcagctaCCAGCTCCCCATGGGGACACCACGGTGGCCCCCGCCatcaccccagcacagccctgcgtGTGATGCTGCGacacacacaaatgcagaaattcaTCTGCCCGCTGCAAAGCAGAGGATCGCACCCTTCATCACCGAAATGCACCGGGGAAGGAGCAGGTAGCCCCGATGGTTTGATGCAGGATGTTCCTTACAGCTGCCTCGTTAGAAAAAGCGACAGACAAATATGAGAACATCATTCTGTGAGTTCAGATTTCCTCCAtctgccagcactgggggaCACTGAATTATTCATGACATTTCACCAAAATAATCCAACTTAAAAATAACTCCTCTGCTTAAAAGACGGTGAGAGCACTTCTAACACCCACCGATATTTTTACCTCCTGTGCATGAAGCAGCAAACCCCCAAGCCCAAGCAATTGCTGCCAGTACCCACCGCTGCCCCACTCCTCTTTAATAGTGTGGGTGAAGGAGCAtaggggatggggtggggggtgggggtgaggggatTTCCCCCCCTTTCAGTGCTCAGCTTTGGAGtttagagaaggaaaactgcacATCTCCAGTGTCCAAGCAGAGGGCACTGCTGTCTAATGGTTGGAGCCAGGGCTCTGCTACAAGGGTTTGGTTTATGTCAATCCCAAAGTCCTTCTGGCACAGAAAACCTCACCCACTAGCAGATATTGCTGTAGCATCCGCTGAGAAACCTTCTCTCCATTTCCTTCCCCTGATTCCAACAGGTTccccaaaccccagaaattaaagattaaaaaatggtGATAAAACCCGGCCCAACAGAGTAGCCAGGAATGAAGCAGAGCGCTGGGAAGGCACTGGCTTGTCTCAAAAAGGGTACGAGAGCTGGctaaaatagagaaaaaaaagaaggaaaaaaaaaaaaaaaagaggtaagaGGGCAGAGATGACAACCTGCCCCAGGTTTGGTGGTTCAGCCTTGTGCCCACACTGCATCATGTCACGACACCCTTCCACCCTGCTCGCGCTGCCCTCACCCACcgcctgcctctgccagcacagtgGGGACGTGGCCATCGTCCCGGAGTCAGGCAGAAAGTGAGTTCTCCATGACAAAACTGACTTTGAAACTTTAGCAAGTTATCCCATGgattctgaaaagcagcacgcttttctgctttccccaccaccaccaatgtttattaaaaagccTTGGAGAGGGTATCTGCTTTCCCTCACCCGCCTGCAGCTCGCACTCTGCCATcacttccattttctctgctttttgttttctttcactgatgAAAAAGGACTGGAAGGAGttggggaaaagaagaagaTGTATAAAACCCTTTTAAGTTTAGTTTCAGCTGCATCAAAGCATTCACAAACTCCTTAGAGACGTTTATACATGTGCTCTGTGCTTGCAACCCCTCCGTGCATCCACCTCATTATTCCCATTATATTCCCATTAGTCAGTATTCCCATTATTCCCTCACTctgagcattttaaaaacaaaaccttctggCAGGGCAGGTGTGCCTGGGAGGGCTGGCTACCCCATCACACTCCTGGCAGGCAGAGTCAGGTTTCCCGAGTTTCGGATGCTCATCCGACATCACATCGGGATCCTGATGCATCCCAGCGATAGCTGCCAGAAATCAGATACTTCGGGAGCCACAGTCGCACTGCTGCCATAGAAATCCTTCCATTTAAACACCCAACGGTGGCTAGAAGCAGCTTTCTCCTGATTTCATCTAACCTAGTTAAAAAGAGGAGTAATGTCACTGGGGAGCTGTAATCAAATTAACTTGCCAGTCAAAAAAGAAGCCGATGATTTATGATAGATCCTCTTAGTCTTCTTCCCAGAAATCCCCCTGTGGCTTCTCACTGCCAAAACGCAGCGGCCGAGAGCCACGGTCCATCCCCAGCACCGCAGGAAGAGCCCGAGCCGTGATGTCCGCAGCATCAGGAAAGCTCCCGGGCacggggcagggagcagggctggggctggccaggctcagcagcaggttTTGGCAGGGGAGCACCTGCAGGGATGATTTACGAGCCTCATCCAAGCCTCTGGATGCTCCAGAGCCCGCCGCTGCTCTGCAAGCAAGGGAGGGTTGGATGTGACCTGTGGGGGCACACGGAGCGGGatggggagcagccagcacagccccaggacCAGCACGGGGCACTAATCCTGCCCCGCTGCCTGTTCCCTGCATGAAGCTCCATTTTCCTTCACTCCCCCCTGATTCAACCCACCCAGTGGGGTCTCTCCGCGGGTCCTGAGCACCAAACTCCAGTCTCTCCATTAATGTCAGCCACACCGAGTCATTAGGGGCGGATAAAACTACTTACCCCAATTCCTTCCTGCTCGTCTCAATCCCAGCCAAGCATTTTACCTTGGCGCCGGCTGCCTCCTGCCATCAACAAGCCAAGGTGTAATGTTACTGTCTGTTTTGCTCTCGCCTTTTGGCGTTTCGAGTCCCAAACAAACCATTTAGACATGGCAATGAATCCAGTCAGGGACTGGGAAGGGGTTTGGGGAAGGGGGCACAGCCCTGGACGTGGAGAAGGGGTTTGCAGGAGCTGCTTTTGCCCACTGGGACCAGGGCGAAGGGGGCACACGGCTGCGGTGGGAGCCAGCACGGGCAGGAGAGTCCAGCCCAAGGTGCCTGAGCTGATTTAAGTGAGCTGCAGTGTCGGTTCTGTACAGGATTAGAAATTCTGGGGTGTGAGAAGCAAGTGCAATAACCCccaaaaagtcaaaacaaagaaaaaaaaaaaagaaaagaaaaagtacctccaggtatttttttcagcgGGCAAAAGTCACACTGAAAAATCCACATCCCTGCCAAGTGTAACAAAAGCAGGATTAGGCCCGCAGCGAGGCACAGCACCACTGGAAGCCACCTCGGGGGACAGCGAGCACTCACCCGGAGGGCAGCCGAAAGAAGCCGCTTGGGCAGTGCCAGAGTTTTACCCCGGCCAAGGGGATGGAGCAGATGCTGGAGGGTGGCATCGCCGCACCCCGCGAAACCCTCCGGGGAAGGCGAGCTCGGTGTTACCCGCAGTGTGTTTGGCCCTAATTCTTACGTTACACCAGGGAGTaaggcagggtgggcagggacaTCGCACGGGCAGGATGCACAGAGCTAAaaccccaggctgcaggagcgAACACCAGCACGGTGCACGGCTGAGGACCATCCCGCGGGGCTGCGAGCACTTTGCTCCCCACGCCaccatatttattttccctcccGCTCCAGCCCCTCGCTTCCTCGCCTGCATTTGGGTAGTTTATTTATTCAGCCTCCCCTAACAGGCTGGTTTGGCTATTTCGGTGGTGCGAGAGATACCGACCCAACCCGGACAAAAACTAGCTCTGCTCTGTCAGGGCTATCAGCAAACACCAGCCCCTGAGGCCGGCCAggaattttaattgaaatagCCGGTCACCAGGCTCAGATAAGGCCCAGCATCACCCCACAGCCACTggggctccccctgccccatgggaCCACCAGCACCCGACCTTGCTCCCCCAACTCACGGGGGGGCCCCGACCTTGCACTGCAGCTCAGCGCCTACCAGCCACTGGGACAGACTGGGAGGGAACTGGGGTCCAGAGCTGCTGTCAGTGGGCAGCCCACCTTGGCGGGGGCTCTCACAGCATCCCTCCCCCGGCCGCAAGGAGCTAGGTGGTCTGCACCCCTTATCAGCCCTTATCTCCCAAAGCCGCTCGCTAATGTGACCTTAATGGAGCCAAAATCGACTCGATTTGTTTTATTGCAGCTCAGCCCCAATgcccccccacacacacttccCCTTGTTTTGGAAATACAGAGGGGAAGGGGTCTGGCTCCTTCCCCGGCAGCTGAAAGGGGGGCAGCGTATGGGGAGCCGTGCCCAGGCCTGAGCATCCCGGGAGAGTCCTCCCggcccccccccagcccccgggacccccccaggccggcccggcgggggccgggggtggTGCCTGGCCCGGCAGCAGGAGGGTCAGAGGCGGGGAGCGGGTCCCGCAGCGCACAGCCCCTCTGCGGGCACGGCGGCTCCGACGgacccccccaccgccccccgccccttcccaGGCCTGGAAGATGCTGCCCACCCCCTTCTCGGTGAAGGACATCCTCAACCTGGAGCGGCCGGAGGCTACCGGGGgggtccccgccgcccccgggccccgggctgcccgcagccccggcggggagGACGAGCCGCCGCGTAAGTGACTGGCGGGGCCGTGGGCgcgctgggggggctgggggagggggggggggcacggaATCGCTTTCGTTCCCCCGGGGTGGAAAACCgagggcagcccccccccccacccgtTGCGTCCTCGCACCCTCCAGCCACGATCCCGCCGGAGCCGACGGTCCCCGCCGCGGGACGTGGCAACACCCCCgacaccccaccaccccaccccccttggatattttctttttttctattttttccccagtgtttgagggttttggggttgtttgaGGCATTTTCCGGGCAGCCCGACAGCCCCGGTGCATCCCACCCGCCGCCCTCGGAGGAACGAAACGGCTCCGGGAGgtgaagggggtggggggtggcgggtTGGAtgtagttgggttttttctgccgAACGGCACAAATCGCCCCCTTTTTCGATGACACGAACCCCCGTGTCGATGCTCCGCAAATTGTCCCCGCTGGGGACAAGGACCGGCCCGACCGGCCCCGAGGCGCCGGCTGCGGCAGCGGGGATGCTCCGGGGCAGCCGCCCGGGGGGTCAGACCGAGCCCCCCTCTCCCCGCCGCCAAAATCCCACCAAGTTTCCTTTGCTCGTGTTTCCCTAAAGCCCGGCGGCTGCAGAGCAGCGAAACGGGGAAAACAGTAGGACCACAGCTTGAGCACTGGGTGGCACTGGGATGCAGAGCTAGAAAGGGCGAGAGGAGCCCGGGCAGGGCGCTCTATCGGCTTCACACCTGCAGATggacccccccagcaccccattTCCCGCAGCATCCCCTCAAATCTCCCGAGCCCCTGCAGACggacccccccagcaccccattTCCCCGCAGCATCCCCTCAAATCTCCTGAGCCCCCGCGGCGGCTGCCAGGGTACCCGAGTGCATCCCACCAGCCGGGGAGCAACCGCCAGGCAAGACCCCAGCCCAGATCGCCTGCAATGCAAACCCccagcaaatttaaaaaaaaaaaatacatataaaaaaacccaaaacccaaagccaCTACTTTGCATCTTCTCTCAGAtctaataatttaataatttttcctccttcattcCCAGCCCCTTCGTTTTCCTGGATTTTCTTAAATTCAGAGCGCTGCAGGATTctttcctggggtgctgggggtaAGTGCTACCAGTCTCACTGCCCTCGCTCCCAGCCCCCCCGAGCAGGGCAGCGGGGAAGGGGATTTGGGTTCTGGAGTACTCGATCTCACAGCACATCCCGCTTTCCTTGGGCCCCTctgagctggggctgccacGGTGGtggcacccacagcagcacaggcatcGTTAGGAGGGACCGCAAGGAGGCGTGATCCAAAATTCACATAACAGTCTAattccatcagaaaaaaagaaaaaaaaaagggggggtgtgTGATTTTCTTGAATTCCCATTAAACATCCCAGGAAAGTTCATATTAAAAGGGGAATTTCCTTGCATTTCCATTAAACATCCCAGGGAAGTTCACAGTAAATTTATCTGCTATCAACCCTACTTCATCTTCTTCCCAAAGGGCCCCATTCCCAATTCGATTCCTCCTTCGGAAACACGCTCTCCCTGGGAACACAATCAGACTTGGGTCTCACTTTGGGTTTTTCTGGCTGCAGGAAAACGTTTGCTCGCCCACCCCTCCGAGGCAGACAAGAAGAAAGCCGACCCCTGCCACCATCCCAAGCAGCGACAGCGCAGAAAACCCCGAGTTTTGTTCTCCCAGGCTCAGGTGTTTGAACTGGAGCAACGAtttaagcagcagaaatacCTCTCGGCTCCGGAAAGGGAACACCTCGCCAGCGTGCTCAAGCTCACCTCCACGCAGGTGAAAATCTGGTTCCAGAACCGCAGGTACAAGTGCAAGAGGCAAAAACAGGACAAAtccctggagctggctgcccaCCCGCTGCCCCCCCGGAGGGTGGCGGTGCCTGTGCTGGTCAGGGACGGCAAACCCTGTCTGGGGGGCTCCCAGCCTCATCCAGCCCCATACAGCATCACCGCCAGCCCTTACTCCTATAGCTCCTACTACAGTGCCTATAGCAGCAGCCCCTATGGTGTTAGCTATGGGGGGGGCTATGCTGGGGTGccccccagtgccaccccaggCAGCCACACTGTCAACGGGAGCTTGGGCATggccagcgctgctcagcaccagcctccCTGCTTGCAAGCTGCCGTGCCAGCGGGAATCAGGGCTTGGTAGGTGGAGGTGAGGGTCGCCTGGAAAGCACTGAGGaaagcccccctccccccgccaaCTCCAAACCCAGCCTTAGTTGGGATGGGAGCTGAATCCAAAGGGTTTCTGGCCCCCCCCCAGAGAGTGGGACAACTCCATCCCATGCAGTCACATCTCTGCAGGAGAGAGGGGGATGCTGCCGCTCCAGCGCTGTGACTTTGGGGACCCAGTGACTGagggcatttatttatttaaacacaaacGCTTTGGAGTCTGGCCCTTCCCGCTCCCACAGAGGATTTGCTCCTCCGGGATGCCAGCACACAGCCAGCAAGAGGGTGCAAACgctggttttcttccaaaggACAACTGGAAAACAGGGTCTGTGCACGTCACTGTGCGTTCACTTTTTAACAAACAGTATTTAATGCTTTGAGTCCCTCTAATCTTTTGAGATACCTTTCTGATTTATATTTCTTAATAACTCCCAGTGCAGGTGTTCATTTCtgtctattattattattattatttgcaaataaaaaacaaattggTGAAATTGTGTGTTTTCGCTCTCTCACCATTCCTCAACTTTAGCATTTTGACTTTTCCCATCCATAATTTACATCTGAGCATGAAAACCTgatccaaagaagaaaaaaaataaaacaaaaaaaaccccacaccaccagaataaacccaaaccaaaataaaccaccaccaccaaaaccaaaatcaaactTAATATTAATAAACCCAGAAAGATAATCATCTTGTGGTCCAGGCTTGGGGAGCTCCCAAGGTTTAACTCCCTCCCTAAGTCTTGGTGAGTGTTTTCAGCTCCCTGCTTCTATTCCCTTACTGGTAAAATGGGTTTGCAGGTACATGGTGGGGCAGCTCGCAGGATCTCAGTGGGCTGGTGCCATCTGAGTTATTCCAGCACCACTGGTGCTGGACCAAGAGGTGCAAGATCCCCAAATCAGGATCCAGTAGCATCATGTGCCTTGTGGGATCAGAGGACTTGTATGTTTATACATGCATctctgtatatatatttaagaaatgcaGGAGAGTCGGATGTCATTGCAGTGTCCCAGTGCAGATCAAAGGGGAGCACAGCCACATCCCACATCCACACCCTCGCACTTCCAGAATAAACCCAGTGAGAGTTTGTTAGACCAGCACAACCGTCAGGCCGCCCGTGGCCAACCAGTGCAGGCTTTACTTGCATcggggagaggagaaaaaacacccaaaggTCAACGCCTGATGCAAAATATTGGTTTCACAGAGATGTCTCCACTCCAGGGCCAAGATATTCCCgggacagagccaggcagcaACCTGCACACAACTCCCACTGCATGGGACAGGCGAAACCCCCCCGTCCCCGCTCCTTTCCCAACAGCTTCTTATCCTCCCAGCGTTCGGCAAAAACAGGCTTGCAGGAGGCAAGTCAGCTTTTATCTCTAATCCTACTCAGCCCCATCACTCCAACGCTCACTCACTTCCCAAACGGGACATCTCTGCCATCcaaatcaaaccagaaaaacccTCTCGGCAAGATAGCCTGCCCGCCATCCCACCGCGCCGAGACCCTGGAAAAGGCTGGGTGAGGCGACAGCCGCGCTGGGCActgccccttctcctccccttcaTCCATCCACACTCACTGGGGGCTATCTCCCTACATCAGCTGGGGCTCAGGTCTCTATCCCAGTTTTGGGGCAGCCAGGGGATTCAACAGGGTCCTGGCACTGGGGAAAGCCCCGGCAGACCGCAGCATCCCACGTGCATGGGCTCTCCTGCAAGTCTTCACACCacagagttttttcttttgaggttCAGCAGTCAAAGGAGGCAAATCACACAAAACTCCCCCCACATAAACACAGAAATCGAAGAAGGTAACTGCTACCCTCCCCAGCtcaaaaaaaaagcctgaaaatggGAATCATGGATGCTGAAGGCATCATCTATGCCCCTCCAAAACATACAGAAAGCCCGGTCCCTGTAGGGTCAGGGTATCCCTAAATCCTTGGTGTTTGCCAGATCCCCTCTGTCACCTGCCTCTCCGCAGTACATGTCAGAGATTTTGCTTTAAACTTCCCGTTTCCAGCCCAAATCAGAAATTCCACGCTGCAAGAACCAGCTTTTCCAAGCACCCAGACACACAAACCAGCCCACAAAACCTTCCCCTGCACCAAAACTCCTGTCCTGGGCCAAATTATTCCCCGCTCATCAGTACAAGTTATTTTGGCTGAACgagccagggatgctggcacTGGCAACCAAGGACCAAGAGATTTggccacaaaaaaacccagccatgTGACGAGGCCACCCATAACCAACCGACGGACGGAGGGGTCGAACAGACGGATGGCACCAGGGGATGTCACTAGCCACTGCGGTAAAGCTGTGGCTGCAAAGCAGAGGTGTAACAACCTGGCtctttttgcaggaaaatattttattgaagttAAATGATCCCCCTGGAAGGAAGGGAGCTGCCCAGCTTCTGGGAAAAGAAGTCCCTCTGCTGGGTCTTGCCTTGATGTCTTTGTGCTAGAGCCCGGAATAGCGAAGGATGCACAATGGGCTGCATCCCTGGGTGTGGGGGCACCgacagcagcaagggcagcctAAAATCAGCAGGGGGAGGGTCTCTGCAGCGGGAAAATTGGCCCCCAaccccagcacagagggagcAGCATCACTTCCCGACCCCAGCGAGCATCCCCGTATGGCACAGCACCCACCCACACGGCGGTGTACCCTCAGGCCGGCCCAGGAGACCCACGGGTGCCCCTGGGgggtcccctccatccccagcaccctCGAGCAGCATGGTGGGATCTGGTTTAAGCGCTGGAGcgggtgggcagggagcagtgggcagcccacccacccaccgTGGCCACCTCCCAGCTCCTAATTTGCTCTCCAGAAGGCAGGCCGGGGGGTTAGAGGGCCAGCGGCGGGGGCACGGCTGCAATAATACTACTCTTGGGCTCCAGCTGCTTCATAAATCTTTTCCCAATTCCCTTTCTCGGGCTATAGGAGGATAATGAGGCTGAATTATGGAAGCTACTGCCGTTTTCCAAGCATACAGCGAATATAGGGGGGCATTTTCCAAGGCAGGAGCATCAGCAGGTTAAAGAATGAGACAAAGGGGCAGGTTAAAAGCAGGTTTGGGGCACATCAACCACCCTCCTAGAAAAATCAACAAAGTCCTCAGGGGATTTCaattaaatgtttctcttttaaaggtTAAAAACAATTTTGGCTGAAGAAGAGGGGCTGGATTTGGGTGAAGGCTTTAGGAATAGAAGGGGGGATCTGGGCTACGTTATTCCAACAGCAAAAGAAGTTTGCAGGCAACAGGGCTACAGGGGGTcattgtgtatatatatttttatatatgtgtgtatatacacactCATCACTCGGAGGGTGCCTGCAGttcccagggatgctgcctgcCCGAGGAGCCAAATCCTGCTCCCACAGGGGCTTCCCCACCAGATTGCTTCGCCTTACGATGGGGCAAGGTGATTTTTTAATCACATGCTGCCCACatctggggggaggggggtcaCAGCTGTTTGTGTGGCGAGCAGGGAGttgtttttcaaacagaaacTCGAGAAGAACAGCTACAAATAAAGTAGAtgccccagaaaaaaaataatctgtcgTAACAGAGAGCTCGACTTGTGGTTTTTCCTGGAATGGGGGAGGTTTTGCTCTTTGGGGTGTTTTTGAAAGTAGGATTTTGCAGGATGGTGTATAAAGGTACTAAGGCTTCTTAAATAAATGCTGTCCCATTCCACAGCTGGGCAAGGAATTGGTCTGAGGTTTAGGCTTAAGTTTTCATGTGAACCCTCTGCCCTTTTCTGTGCAAGCATTTGCCCCTGGAGCCGCTCTCCCTGCCTGTTGTATCTTAACTGATTTTAAAGCCCTTGCtacagcagctttgcaaagctgATGAAAATGTCTTTGACCATTTCCCCCCTGTTTTTCAACAAACTGAAAGTGCATCAGTGTGGAAGGGTTTTGAAGAAAACcctcaaagtaaaaataaaaaacaaccaccaaccaACACCCTTctattttcttcacttttttttttttttttttctccctgaaaaccacatttttcccAAAAAGCTGTAGGGATTACCCTGGGACATAAATCATTTCTATAATTAGGAGCAAGCAGAGCAccggctgctggggctgggtggcagAATCCGTCCTGCTGGATGCAGAAGATGTCCCCTTGCAGAGCATCCTCCAAGGTGGCGATGCTGGTCCCCCCTCCTCTCGCCAAACCCCCCATCCTGGAAGTATTTTGATCGCTAAAAGGGTGAACTCACTTAGGCATCCTCCTCTTCATCATAAAAGCTTGGGGGTGATTTGCCAGCAAGGGAGCAACAGCGGGGGCAGTGGAGGAGGCTGGGTTtggctgtgaccccatggatCCGTGGGGAAGGATGTCCTGAGCAAGAGGGAGAAGCAAACAGCCAGAAAACCCGCTCGGGAGCCAAGACACAACCGAAGGGCGTAGACTCCTGCCAGGGATCTCCAATCAGGCCTGGGAGGCTTGGCTGCCTGCCGCATAAATGCGGAGCGGGGAGGGTGGGAAGCCAGTGTGCgtctgggcagggagaggaggaggaggatgagtGCTGGGGTGCTCCCTGCAAGGAGGCAGagagcacccagcagcaccccagcagggATGAACCTGacccccacagcagcccagcagcccatGGCCATCTCCTCCAGGCGCCGTCCATCCTTCCTCATCCAAGACATCCtctgggatggggcagagcGGGGAGCGTGGCCGGAGCGAGGCAAGAGCAGAGGGTTTGGCAGCCCGGAGGACGGGGAGCCGGGGGCAGCCACggcagaggggagagaggcCGGTTcagccctgggggctgccccagggagccctcgttccccagcagcaccccaagCCCGAGGGACACCCCACGAGCCGGACGCAGGTAAGGGGGTGGAAGCCCCGGGCTGAGCCTTCTGGCCAGGCAATGGATCAGCCGTGTCTACGCTTGGGGCAGCCAAGGGGCAGgatccagccccagctgctgcaagcaTTTAAACACGGGGGGTAGCCGCTCTAGTAGTGGGAGAGTAAGAGCAATAGTAACTACCTGCAAACCCTTGGCCAGGTGCTTCAGATAACTCAAAAGATTGAATCTGcctaaaaatgctgctttaaaaaagtcCCCAGTAGATGCATTTCTGTGATATCTTGGGAAATAAAGTTCCCTTTTCATGCAGAAGGTCCACAGCAAAGGCACCCTGGGGTACTGGCTGCCAGCTCAGAGGGGCAGCCCATGCCCATCCTTCCCACAGCCATCAGAGCGGCGATGCCACCGAGCTCCTCGGTGCCTCCGGTCCAGGGATATTTTGAAAGCCCTCGTGTTGAATTTGTGCCGTTTGCAGCAGGGCTCAGTTTTCCCGCATACCCAGCCCCGATTCGAGGATGCGCTCCTGCCTGTACCACTGCACATCGTGGGGTTTATGGATAACGATCCCACGCCTCTTGCTGCCTTTCTAGCACGCAATTGCAAAATTCATTGTGGGCGGTCACGTCGCGCTGCAGAAGCCACACACCGAAAATCACGCTCAGAAGCAAATTTTGGTGACCGGTGTCTCTTGTGTTGTAGCATCACGAGCATGGCCAGGGCTGTGGGAGGGAGCTTGGCCCTTCCTtgccccagcagccctgggctgagctgcaacagccaaaaaagcaatttcaaatcCTCTAGCGACTGAGCCTTGCTAGCTAAGGCAGCCCTTGCCAGGGGAATTTTGGCTTTACATTTCAAGTCTATTAAAAGAAGTTTCTACATAAAAGCAAGTTCAGAAACAGCCACCAGGCTgattattacaaaaaaaaaaaaaaaaaaaatcattaaaagctGTAGCAAATCTCCCAGAAAGCGGCAGCATACatcagcacagctccagggaTTTCAGTGGGACAACCATGATTTACACAAGCTGGGAATTAAGCCGGTTGTTTCTATCTTGAGCATTATGTTTACATGTTAAGAAAATATACTAAGAAATTACTAAAGCGGGaaaggggttggggggggggggggaacgaCGACGACACCAAACCAACAGCTTATTTCCATCCCAGGCTGGGCAATACACAAAAAAGAACTAACCGCATAAATAAATGGACTCAAAAAGTTGTAACAGCTCTAGGGGACACGTcccagggagcccagcacccTTCTGGGTCGCGGCTCAGGTGACCCATCGGTGCCACAAGAAATAAGTTGGAGGCAAACACCACGGAGCTGTGATCCAAGGCCAGCTCTGCAGTTATATATGTCAAGCCAGGCCTGAAGGTTTAAAAATCTGCCCCAAAATTTCTTGGCATTGCCAAGAGAAAAGGGAGGGATTTATTTTCAGCGCTTTCTAACTGCAGGCTGCTTTAAGCCGCGCTGATCTCCTGTCTCAGAGCTACCCTCTGTAGCTTGAGGACAGcaacttgttttgtttggggatCAGGATTTTCCCATAGGCACAAGAAGTGCCTAATAGCATGAAtcctgcaataaaaaaaaaaaatctccagagCTGTTGATGCCACGCTGTACACAACAACAGCCCCTTGGGGTTTTAGGCAGACCTCCACCAGCATTGCAAAATATCCCTTtctatattatttattttatttcctagtCTTATTTTAGTTCCTTAAGAGTACATTTGTACTGAACGCATGCCTATAGAGTTAAGAAAGTGTgattaggaagaaaaaactcCCTTATATGACTTTAAGAGAGTGTTCACACcaataattgaaaatatttccaagatAATACGAGTATCTTGCTCtctggaagggaaaaagcaaaaaattcgGGCAATTTCCAAGTGGGTAATTCTCAGCTCTTTCCTCCTGCAGATGCCACGTACCTGTCAGACTGTGCCCccccgctgcagcccctgcccatcgccccgtgccccccccggcagcccagGCGCTCACGGGCAGCGTTCTCCCACACCCAAGTCATCGAACTGGAGCGCAAATTCAGCCACCAAAAATACCTGTCGGCCCCCGAGCGAGCCC contains the following coding sequences:
- the NKX2-6 gene encoding homeobox protein Nkx-2.6; amino-acid sequence: MLPTPFSVKDILNLERPEATGGVPAAPGPRAARSPGGEDEPPRKRLLAHPSEADKKKADPCHHPKQRQRRKPRVLFSQAQVFELEQRFKQQKYLSAPEREHLASVLKLTSTQVKIWFQNRRYKCKRQKQDKSLELAAHPLPPRRVAVPVLVRDGKPCLGGSQPHPAPYSITASPYSYSSYYSAYSSSPYGVSYGGGYAGVPPSATPGSHTVNGSLGMASAAQHQPPCLQAAVPAGIRAW
- the NKX3-1 gene encoding homeobox protein Nkx-3.1; amino-acid sequence: MSAGVLPARRQRAPSSTPAGMNLTPTAAQQPMAISSRRRPSFLIQDILWDGAERGAWPERGKSRGFGSPEDGEPGAATAEGREAGSALGAAPGSPRSPAAPQARGTPHEPDADATYLSDCAPPLQPLPIAPCPPRQPRRSRAAFSHTQVIELERKFSHQKYLSAPERAHLAKNLQLTETQVKIWFQNRRYKTKRKQIGSESSKLDTRLVGQKAAALPGASLLALQGGWQYLPCLYYVNGWSPSWW